In the genome of Harmonia axyridis chromosome 4, icHarAxyr1.1, whole genome shotgun sequence, the window CCACGAATGGAATAGCTTCATTTTTCCATATACAAATATATTAATTCCCAAAAATTTTGCTTTAAACCTTAATTTTCATTAAATCCTATGTTGCCTTCTCTTATTATTTTTCTACTCTTTGGTGGATTTTCTAAAATGTCACAATTTTTGATTCAATATCACTATGATTATTTAATCATCATAAAAGTATTAGTAAGCACCTCATCCATATTTCTTCACATCAGATCAATACAATAAAGCAAACAAGCATATTTAAGTGTATACACCTGATGTGAACCAGAATGTTAAAAAACTTATTCAAAATCAGTTTgaaggaataattttttaagatcAGACCAGTAAGACACCAATCTTTTAGTATACAGGGCGggcaaattttgatgttttagcactacaacttttaaacctgaggtgatagacataatctgataccctattctcggtctctttttctgaaaaactgatgagggtagtattcatttttggccatcttcttttgtttttgagcgaaaattggaaaaatgagatatcgaaaaaatttgatatctccgctaatactgatgctagagctccgaaattaaaacattatacaggcatttttttaaaaattaagctttcaagaaaTGGCACtcaaatctagtgttcccatttgaaaaaacataactttgggtcatagcttcgtaattaaaaaccctttcgaaaagtcgagcacgccactggattctacgtaaaaaagtgcctgtataatgttttaatttcaaagctctatcatcagtattagcgaagatatgaatttttttctatatcgccatttttccaattttcgcttataactcgaaaacaaaagaaggtggccaaaaatgaatagtaccctgttagtttttcagaaaatgagacCGAGAacggggtatcagattttgtctatctcctctggtttaaaagatgtagtgctaaaacatcgaaatttgcccaccctgtacaatctaCCTTTATGGTAGATCTACACAGTtggtaaattaaaattaaagcCAGTTGGCTAGAATACAGTCTTTTTCGATATCTTACTGTAAGGAATTGTAATTAAAAGCTATTTCAGAAAAGTTACATAATTCAcaattatattaattatttacaaTTGGACTGGAAAAACCACtactgaaataattaatttgaagattagtATTTCTGTAAAACCTAGAAGCCATTAGAGAATATCTTCATCGAAAGAAatcatcccagaaaaaataaaataagaaaaaatttagaGATAATATTGACAACAGAGCTAAACAATCAGATAAAAGAAACCCCCAAATATTTAGAAGGCCAATAtagaagaatatataaaaaacataTATTGAATTCCATAGAAAGTTCTAGcaaacatttttattataaatacatAAAATTTCTTGTTGGTTCAAATTTGAATAGGAATTATGAGTTTTATTCGAAACTGTAATTAAGTTATTTCGTTACTGATAATTGGAGATATATTACATTCAATGCTGAcgaccaaaattttttttcattcccatTAGATCCCAATTTTTTCATTGCGactcaaagaaaataaaaagaattttatataaattGTAATACTTCAGCTTAAGTGaagttttgataaaatttttaatgaaaaaaattttgcttTATCAAAACTCACAAAAAACACTCATAAATATGGAAAATACTGGATCATTGAATTATTATGGTCCATGGAAAATAAGAACATTTACGCataccacattttcaattgaaagttGTACTATTGTATTATTGGTAAAAAGAGCAATTATAAAAAACAAACACAATAAACTCACTTTGACATTAATATCAGCCACATAACTGATTGCTGCATTCACACCAGTAGTACAGAGGACCTTCAACATCATTCCAGCCTGAGTTTTGCTGACTATAGTGCCCAGAATTAAATCTCCAATTTtcacattctgaaaaaaaaaaggaataaatgCATTTTCATCACCGGACCAattcaattccaaaaaaaatatttacaagcTCTCGATATATTTAAACAAAACTCCTATAGAACTTACCTCAAAGAAATACTCTAGCCGTTTCTGTTTATCCACATTAAGGTAAAGTTCTAAAGGTGGCATTACTGCATATGTTTCTTCAGATACAATCTCATCTTTTGAGCACGGCTTTCCATAAAGTACATCATTTTCATTGGCAAATAAAGACTCAGCATTCTTTACAATGAACTGTTGTAATTTTAGTCGTTTTGCACGATCTTGAAAGCTGAGAGACTTCTGTCTTTGACTGTACACTAGGAAATTCAAATCTTTCACGTATCTTTTGGGCAAATCACTTTCACCTCGTTCAGATTCCCATAATTTCTGCAGCTGTTGGCCGTGAAAATTCAGAGCTCTTGCTAATAATGAATTATCCATGTTGTCCATGTTGAAGTTTCTTAACCCCAAATTTCTAAGAGCAAAAAGTATATAACGTCAAAAATATATAGAGAATGAGTGTTAGTCCCATAACTCAATACCAATAATAAATAGTACAAAGAATATATTGCTTGTTTTACCGCAGTGGtaaaaaattacacaattaaAATATCTAGCAGTTTTGGCTAAAATCTAGATCCTGTATCTCTCAATCTGTAAAGGATGGaaataaaattttggatttgttaaataaattattattttgagcAGTTTTAGCTAAAATCTAGATCCTGTATCTCTCAATCTGTAAAggatagaaataaaattttggatttgttaaataaattataattttgagcaGTGATGTCAGAAAATGACAAGTTGGAGTAATATGTGAAAACGAAAAGTAGGGTTTGAAGAATATTAAACTCTGGTAGAATCGAAATTTGAGAATCCTTGAGAAAGTTGTTTTCAAGGATTTCATTTAAATATCGCTTTGTACAGTTCATACGAACCGGTTAGTTAACGCCTATAAATCGATCGATATCCTAGTTATTTCCTAGTTTAGTATGGATTTTACCGTTTCCATGAGTATTTTATAAAAACTGtaggaaattttcaaatcaataagCAATTTGTTCAACCTTCATCCAAATGCATCAGAATTAAAACCAAAATGGCGAAGCTTGTTGAAACAATTGCAGCGTGCTTTAACCACGTTCACTGCAGGATCATGGTAAATGTTGGGGACAATTTTGAACTGAAATCAGAATGCCATTtgtttaaaatttgaattaccTGCGTCCATTGGTGTTCAATTGTtatatttatgataatttgtgaactaagtaaacttttttaaacacatACAGTCACAAACTAGCTTGAAAATGAATCGATTATTTTATTCAGCGTTTCTAGCCGACACCGAAATGACATTTCTCAATCACAGAAAATATATTGGTTATGTTCCGTTAATAtcctaaaataacgaaattacTATGATGGAAAAAATTTAAGCACAACACCATAATTTAATTAGTGACAATGATTTTataataacttatttcatcagACCGTTCATTTTCTAAAGCAAAATTTTTGACATAAATTGTTGTATTCGATGATTATAACCTAATATAATAAGTTCGTGTTCTATGTTTTAATTAATTCGTAAATAGAAGCATGAATACGAAAAgatttaaaagatttttttaatgtaaaattcttttatatattttaattgttgAATCTAGAGAGTTACATTTGATTCAGAATGGAGGAAGCTTTGACGCCACCTTGTAATGAGATTATTGACGATATTGAGGACTTGGTTTCAACCCTTAGTATTGTTCCAAAATCTAGAACTAGAAATAAAAAGAGCAAACCGGAAAAAAAAGTAGGTTTGTATGATACAAAAACGTTCTCTTTATATGTTCTTTTGAACTTTTAAGGTATTCGAACATCGTGATCCTGCTGATAAACCTGTGGGAGATAACATTCCCGGTACACAAAGCATTTTCGTTAAGACTTGGGGTTGTGCTCATAATAGTTCTGACTCCGAATACATGGCAGGTCAACTGGCTGAATACGGCTATGAAATCACCGAAAATAAAGATACGGCAGATCTTTGGCTTCTAAATAGTTGTACTGTCAAAAACCCTGCTGAAGATCATTTTCGGTAATGTGTGATTATTTTGAAGAGTGATTGTATTATCTATCTAACCATGAAAATGTCAATAACACAAATTATGTGTTAAAgtcatatcatttattatttttatgattagattgattatataaatctgTTCTCACTAGTTATAATCGAGTAAAAATTTAAATAGCTGCTtccagaaatgaaataaacaatgcAAAGAAATTAGGCAAACATCTCATAGTTGCTGGTTGTGTACCACAAGGGGCACCGAAGGCAAAGTTCATTCAAGGTCTCAGTATTGTTGGTGTACAACAAATTGATCGAATTGTCGAAGCTGTAGAAGAAACACTCAAAGGGAACACTGTAAGAAACTAAACCTGGGTGTACAAAATTCATTCATACCAGTTTTCCAGGTTGTAATGCTTGGCTTGAAGAAGCAATCGGGCAAAAAAATGGGCGGTGCTTCCTTATTACTCCCCAAGATCCGAAGGAATCCGTTGATAGAAATTATTGCAATTAATACCGGATGTTTGAATGAATGTACTTACTGTAAAACAAAACATGCTAGAGGAAACCTGGGTAGCTATCCTCCCGAAGAAATTGTTGCGAGAGCTAAACAAGCCTTCGAGGAGGGTGTGGTCGAAATATGGCTCACTTCAGAAGACACTGGTGGGAATACTGATCTTTGATatccaaatttttttgtatGATATATAAAAATTTCTAGGCACCTACGGTAGAGATATTGGTACATCTTTGCCGGAATTATTATGGAAATTAGTGGAAGTAATTCCAGACGGTTGTAGATTGAGACTTGGAATGACGAATCCGCCGTACATTCTAGAACATCTTCAGGAGATAGCGAAGATTA includes:
- the LOC123678859 gene encoding threonylcarbamoyladenosine tRNA methylthiotransferase; translation: MEEALTPPCNEIIDDIEDLVSTLSIVPKSRTRNKKSKPEKKVFEHRDPADKPVGDNIPGTQSIFVKTWGCAHNSSDSEYMAGQLAEYGYEITENKDTADLWLLNSCTVKNPAEDHFRNEINNAKKLGKHLIVAGCVPQGAPKAKFIQGLSIVGVQQIDRIVEAVEETLKGNTVVMLGLKKQSGKKMGGASLLLPKIRRNPLIEIIAINTGCLNECTYCKTKHARGNLGSYPPEEIVARAKQAFEEGVVEIWLTSEDTGTYGRDIGTSLPELLWKLVEVIPDGCRLRLGMTNPPYILEHLQEIAKIMREPKVYGFLHVPVQSASDQVLADMKREYNRADFEHVVDFLKKEVPGITIATDIICGFPTERDEDFDETMDLCGKYKFPSLFINQFFPRPGTPAAKMERIPTQIVKERTKKLTDLFNSYEPYGHKIGEIQEILVTEVSHDKKHYVGHNKFYEQVLIPMEDHYMGKLVTVEILECSKFSMKAKPTNLKMPGLVKPLKKGQVSGVQISNTSNRWTIPVLIIILSLIALRLYISLKTYLPKNMQF